Proteins from a genomic interval of Microbacterium imperiale:
- the lipB gene encoding lipoyl(octanoyl) transferase LipB has protein sequence MLDVRTVGLSPDYIPYREGWDLQRRVHDDVVAGAPDTLLLLEHDAVFTAGARTAPHERPADGTPVVDVDRGGKITWHGPGQLVGYPIVRLPEPVDVVQHVRRLEALLIAALADLGVAGHQVPGRSGVWVSAGDNDAKIAAIGVRVQRGVTMHGFALNCSNDLAPFAQIIPCGIPDAGVTTVSEVLGRRLTPHDAVGAVRRHFAADFATAVAA, from the coding sequence GTGCTCGATGTGCGGACCGTGGGCCTGAGCCCCGACTACATCCCCTACCGCGAAGGCTGGGATCTGCAGCGGCGCGTGCACGACGACGTCGTGGCGGGCGCTCCCGACACCTTGCTGCTGCTCGAGCACGACGCCGTCTTCACGGCCGGCGCACGGACGGCCCCGCACGAGCGCCCCGCCGACGGCACGCCCGTCGTCGACGTGGACCGGGGCGGCAAGATCACCTGGCACGGACCGGGTCAGCTCGTCGGGTATCCGATCGTCCGCCTCCCGGAGCCGGTGGATGTCGTCCAGCACGTCCGTCGCCTCGAGGCTCTCCTCATCGCCGCGCTCGCCGATCTCGGCGTCGCCGGGCACCAGGTGCCCGGTCGCAGCGGCGTGTGGGTGAGCGCGGGCGACAATGATGCGAAGATCGCCGCGATCGGCGTGCGGGTGCAGCGGGGCGTCACGATGCACGGCTTCGCCCTGAACTGCAGCAACGACCTCGCACCGTTCGCGCAGATCATCCCCTGCGGCATCCCGGACGCCGGCGTCACGACGGTCTCGGAGGTCCTCGGCCGCAGGCTGACACCCCACGACGCGGTCGGAGCTGTGCGGCGGCACTTCGCCGCAGACTTCGCGACGGCGGTCGCCGCATGA
- the trmD gene encoding tRNA (guanosine(37)-N1)-methyltransferase TrmD: MRVDVVTIFPAFFDVLEVSLLGKARGAGLLDVRVHDLREHTSDRHRTVDDTPYGGGAGMVMKPEPWGAALDEIVADAASRPTFIFPSPAGELFTQATARELSGASHLVFGCGRYEGIDERVFAYAATLGDVRLMSLGDYVLNGGEVASMAMIEAIGRLIPGVVGNPESLVEESHEDGLLEYPSYTKPAAWRGYDVPDVLLSGHHGRVAEWRHDQRVARTRERRPDLLPSDPSA; the protein is encoded by the coding sequence GTGCGCGTCGACGTCGTCACGATCTTCCCCGCGTTCTTCGACGTCCTCGAAGTCTCTCTGCTCGGCAAGGCGCGCGGCGCCGGGCTGCTGGACGTGCGTGTCCACGACCTGCGCGAGCACACCTCCGACCGTCACCGCACCGTCGACGACACCCCGTACGGCGGGGGAGCGGGCATGGTCATGAAGCCGGAGCCGTGGGGCGCCGCGCTCGACGAGATCGTGGCGGATGCGGCATCCCGCCCCACCTTCATCTTCCCGTCGCCGGCGGGCGAGCTCTTCACGCAGGCGACCGCGCGCGAGCTGAGCGGTGCCTCGCATCTGGTGTTCGGATGCGGCCGGTACGAGGGCATCGACGAGCGCGTGTTCGCGTACGCCGCGACCCTCGGTGATGTTCGGCTGATGAGTCTCGGGGACTACGTGCTCAATGGCGGCGAGGTCGCCTCGATGGCGATGATCGAGGCGATCGGCCGCCTCATCCCCGGTGTGGTCGGCAATCCCGAGAGCCTCGTCGAAGAGTCTCACGAGGACGGTCTGCTCGAGTACCCCTCGTACACGAAACCGGCCGCCTGGCGCGGATACGACGTGCCCGACGTCCTGCTCAGCGGACACCACGGCCGGGTGGCCGAGTGGCGTCACGACCAGCGGGTGGCCCGGACCCGCGAGCGGCGCCCGGATCTGCTGCCGTCCGATCCGAGCGCCTGA
- the rimM gene encoding ribosome maturation factor RimM (Essential for efficient processing of 16S rRNA): protein MSRTTDVATNPAGTQLRVGRLVKAHGLKGALKLELYTDDPDGRFVPGATFTLQVPEASPWHGKTVTVREFRWMNSHPVLFLEDVNDRDAAESLVKAILWIDQDAESPAEDDAWFDHQLVGLDVVRDGDRVGRVTRVDHLPAQDLLIVQRDGDDAEILVPFVKAIVPEVDVAAGRVIVTPPAGLFEELPADDAAPEDAAVPHDGGDATTED, encoded by the coding sequence ATGTCGCGGACGACTGACGTGGCGACCAATCCCGCAGGCACGCAGCTCCGCGTCGGGCGTCTCGTCAAGGCCCACGGTCTCAAGGGCGCCCTGAAGCTCGAGCTGTACACCGACGATCCCGACGGGCGCTTCGTCCCCGGCGCCACCTTTACTCTGCAGGTGCCCGAGGCATCGCCGTGGCACGGCAAGACCGTGACCGTCCGGGAGTTCCGGTGGATGAACTCCCATCCCGTGCTCTTCCTCGAGGACGTCAACGACCGCGACGCCGCCGAGAGCCTCGTGAAGGCGATCCTCTGGATTGACCAGGACGCCGAGTCTCCGGCCGAGGACGACGCCTGGTTCGACCACCAGCTCGTGGGCCTGGATGTGGTGCGCGACGGCGATCGTGTCGGCCGCGTCACGCGGGTCGACCACCTGCCTGCGCAGGATCTGCTGATCGTTCAGCGCGACGGCGACGATGCCGAGATCCTCGTCCCCTTCGTCAAGGCGATCGTGCCCGAGGTGGATGTCGCCGCGGGTCGTGTCATCGTCACGCCGCCGGCGGGCCTGTTCGAGGAACTGCCGGCCGACGACGCCGCCCCGGAAGACGCAGCGGTACCGCACGACGGCGGCGACGCGACGACCGAGGACTGA
- a CDS encoding TetR/AcrR family transcriptional regulator, with amino-acid sequence MTSESRAGRPRVSSRETLAEAACELFLERGYDATTVADITTRAGVSRSSFFNYFASKSAVLWSGLDERIGLLERELDGAAGSAAVDAAIAELARGFAPDALALAIVNDVAMGVADELAREAAMRSSRIARAVSGALVRGGADRLEADVRAAAWGGAVLAAVAAWARDGAGRSELASTVSRAARIARDA; translated from the coding sequence GTGACCTCCGAGAGTCGAGCCGGCCGCCCCCGCGTGTCGTCGCGCGAGACGCTCGCCGAAGCGGCGTGCGAGCTCTTCCTCGAGCGCGGCTACGACGCCACGACCGTCGCCGACATCACCACCCGAGCGGGTGTCAGCCGGTCGAGCTTCTTCAACTACTTCGCGTCGAAATCGGCGGTGCTCTGGTCGGGGCTCGACGAGCGCATCGGGCTCCTCGAGCGCGAGCTCGACGGCGCTGCCGGCTCGGCGGCGGTGGACGCAGCCATCGCCGAGTTGGCGCGCGGCTTCGCTCCCGACGCCCTCGCGCTCGCGATCGTGAACGATGTCGCGATGGGCGTCGCCGACGAACTGGCGCGCGAGGCGGCGATGCGCAGCTCGCGCATCGCCCGCGCCGTGTCGGGCGCTCTGGTCCGGGGCGGTGCGGACCGGCTCGAGGCAGATGTCCGAGCCGCAGCCTGGGGTGGCGCCGTGCTGGCCGCCGTCGCGGCGTGGGCCCGGGACGGTGCCGGGCGCTCCGAGCTCGCCTCGACGGTGTCCCGGGCGGCGCGGATCGCGCGCGACGCCTGA
- a CDS encoding MSMEG_6728 family protein gives MQTFLPYASFADSAAALDSPRLGKQRVETLQLLRANTVPGYGWRHHPAAKMWRGYLPALVSYGLAMTDAWIAAGHPDTVRPQLVAFAPEVDGVAQADLDLPPWLGDEALHLSHRSNLVRKDPEFYRPRFGDVPDDLPYVWPPDPTAA, from the coding sequence GTGCAGACCTTCCTCCCGTACGCGTCGTTCGCCGACTCCGCCGCCGCGCTGGACTCCCCGCGGCTGGGCAAGCAGCGTGTCGAGACTCTGCAACTGCTCCGCGCGAACACCGTTCCGGGCTACGGCTGGCGCCACCACCCCGCCGCGAAGATGTGGCGCGGGTACCTGCCGGCTCTCGTCTCCTACGGCCTGGCGATGACGGACGCCTGGATCGCCGCGGGGCACCCCGATACCGTCCGCCCGCAGCTGGTGGCCTTCGCCCCCGAGGTGGACGGGGTCGCGCAGGCCGACCTCGACCTGCCGCCGTGGCTCGGCGACGAGGCGCTGCACCTGTCGCACCGCTCGAACCTGGTGCGGAAGGATCCGGAGTTCTACCGGCCGCGGTTCGGCGACGTGCCCGACGATCTGCCCTACGTCTGGCCGCCCGACCCGACCGCCGCCTGA
- the rplS gene encoding 50S ribosomal protein L19, with product MQILDSVDAASLRNDIPAFAPGDTVKVHVNITEGNRSRIQVFQGVVIGRSGDGVRETFTVRKISFQVGVERTFPVHSPVIDHIEVVTRGDVRRAKLYYLRNLRGKKAKIKEKRDR from the coding sequence ATGCAGATCCTCGACTCCGTCGACGCAGCATCGCTGCGTAACGACATCCCCGCTTTCGCCCCCGGCGACACCGTCAAGGTGCACGTCAACATCACCGAGGGCAACCGCTCGCGCATCCAGGTCTTCCAGGGCGTCGTCATCGGCCGCTCGGGCGACGGCGTGCGCGAGACCTTCACCGTCCGGAAGATCAGCTTCCAGGTCGGCGTCGAGCGCACCTTCCCGGTCCACAGCCCGGTGATCGACCACATCGAGGTCGTCACCCGCGGTGACGTGCGTCGCGCGAAGCTGTACTACCTGCGCAACCTGCGCGGCAAGAAGGCGAAGATCAAGGAGAAGCGCGACCGCTGA
- the map gene encoding type I methionyl aminopeptidase: MIELRTPAEIEAMRPAGRFVAEVLATLRDETKVGTNLLSIDRRAHEMIRKAGAESCYIDYHPSFGASPFGKVICTSINDAVLHGLPHDYALRDGDLVTLDFAVAVDGWVADSAVSFVVGTPRDEDLALIDTSERALDAAIGAAVVGNKIGDISHAVAQVARAEGLSINTDFGGHGVGREMHGDPHVPNDGKPGRGYPLRAGLVVALEPWFLQSTDKLVTDADGWTLRSADGSRGAHSEHTVAITETGPIILTDRSFLGVD, encoded by the coding sequence ATGATCGAGCTGCGCACCCCTGCCGAGATCGAAGCGATGCGTCCCGCCGGACGGTTCGTCGCCGAGGTTCTGGCGACCCTCCGAGACGAGACGAAGGTCGGCACGAACCTGCTGTCCATCGATCGGCGCGCGCACGAGATGATCCGCAAGGCGGGCGCCGAGTCCTGCTACATCGACTACCACCCCTCGTTCGGCGCAAGCCCGTTCGGCAAGGTGATCTGCACGTCGATCAACGATGCCGTCCTGCACGGCCTCCCCCACGACTACGCCCTGCGCGACGGCGACCTCGTCACCCTCGACTTCGCGGTCGCGGTCGACGGGTGGGTCGCGGACTCGGCCGTGTCGTTCGTCGTGGGAACACCCCGAGACGAGGACCTCGCGCTCATCGACACCTCCGAGCGCGCCCTCGACGCGGCGATCGGCGCCGCGGTAGTCGGCAACAAGATCGGCGACATCTCGCACGCCGTGGCTCAGGTCGCGCGGGCCGAGGGCTTGTCGATCAACACCGACTTCGGCGGCCACGGTGTCGGCCGCGAGATGCACGGCGACCCGCATGTCCCCAACGACGGCAAGCCCGGACGCGGGTACCCCCTGCGCGCCGGCCTCGTCGTCGCACTCGAGCCGTGGTTCCTGCAGAGCACCGACAAGCTCGTCACCGACGCCGACGGCTGGACGCTGCGCAGCGCCGACGGTTCGCGCGGCGCCCACTCCGAGCACACCGTCGCGATCACCGAGACCGGCCCGATCATCCTGACCGACCGCTCGTTCCTCGGCGTCGACTGA
- the ffh gene encoding signal recognition particle protein, with protein MATFGTLSDRLTETFRNLRTKGKLSAADVDQTVREIRRALLDADVALVVVKEFTAKVRERALGDEVNRALNPAQQVVQIVNEELVGILGGEQRRLQFAKNPPTVIMLAGLQGSGKTTFAGKLAKQLEKDGHTPILVACDLQRPNAVNQLQVVAERAGAAVFAPEPGNGVGDPVRVARDGVAYARRQQHDIVIIDTAGRLGVDAELMKQAADIRKATDPDEVLFVIDAMVGQDAVNTAKAFQEGVDFTGVVLSKLDGDARGGAALSVASVTQRPIIFASTGEGLEDLEPFYPDRMASRILDLGDILTLIEQAQQAFDEEEALAVAEKLAKEQFTLEDFLDQLQQMKKMGSMKKMLGMLPGMGQMKQQLEQFDEREIDRTEAIIRSMTPAERRNPKVLNGSRRLRIARGSGMTVTDVNQLVQRFDQAAKMMKTVARGGVPNIPGMGPVGGKPGASSKRGKQAKSKGGSRSGNPAKRAAENAGIATAAPTGSGFGLGGAQAQPSEADLAEIQKLFGKR; from the coding sequence ATGGCAACTTTCGGCACGCTCTCCGACCGTCTTACCGAGACCTTCCGGAATCTCCGCACCAAGGGAAAGCTCAGCGCGGCTGACGTCGACCAGACGGTTCGCGAGATCCGCCGGGCGCTGCTCGACGCCGACGTCGCCCTCGTGGTGGTCAAGGAGTTCACCGCGAAGGTGCGCGAACGCGCCCTCGGCGACGAGGTGAACCGCGCGCTCAACCCCGCGCAGCAGGTCGTGCAGATCGTCAACGAAGAGCTCGTGGGCATCCTCGGTGGCGAGCAGCGGCGCCTGCAGTTCGCCAAGAACCCGCCGACGGTCATCATGCTCGCCGGTCTGCAGGGATCGGGTAAGACGACGTTCGCGGGCAAGCTCGCGAAGCAGCTCGAGAAGGACGGCCACACGCCGATCCTCGTCGCGTGCGACCTCCAGCGCCCGAACGCCGTGAACCAGCTCCAGGTCGTGGCCGAGCGTGCCGGAGCGGCCGTGTTCGCTCCCGAGCCGGGCAACGGCGTCGGCGACCCGGTGCGGGTCGCGCGCGACGGCGTCGCGTACGCGCGTCGTCAGCAGCACGACATCGTCATCATCGACACCGCCGGACGTCTCGGCGTCGACGCCGAGCTGATGAAGCAGGCCGCCGACATCCGCAAGGCGACCGATCCCGACGAGGTCCTGTTCGTCATCGATGCGATGGTCGGACAGGATGCCGTCAACACGGCCAAGGCATTCCAGGAGGGCGTCGACTTCACCGGCGTCGTCCTGTCGAAGCTCGACGGTGACGCCCGCGGCGGTGCCGCGCTCTCGGTCGCCTCGGTCACCCAGCGCCCGATCATCTTCGCCTCCACGGGTGAGGGTCTCGAGGACCTCGAGCCCTTCTACCCCGACCGCATGGCGAGCCGCATCCTCGACCTCGGCGACATCCTCACCCTCATCGAGCAGGCGCAGCAGGCCTTCGACGAGGAGGAGGCCCTCGCGGTCGCCGAGAAGCTCGCGAAGGAGCAGTTCACGCTCGAAGACTTCCTCGACCAGCTTCAGCAGATGAAGAAGATGGGCTCGATGAAGAAGATGCTCGGCATGCTGCCGGGCATGGGGCAGATGAAGCAGCAGCTCGAGCAGTTCGACGAGCGTGAGATCGACCGCACCGAGGCGATCATCCGCTCGATGACGCCGGCGGAGCGACGCAACCCGAAGGTCCTCAACGGGTCGCGGCGCCTGCGCATCGCGCGCGGATCGGGCATGACCGTGACCGACGTGAACCAGCTCGTCCAGCGCTTCGACCAGGCGGCGAAGATGATGAAGACCGTCGCGCGCGGCGGTGTGCCCAACATCCCCGGCATGGGGCCGGTGGGCGGCAAGCCGGGCGCCTCGAGCAAGCGCGGCAAGCAGGCGAAGAGCAAGGGCGGTTCGCGCTCGGGCAACCCGGCCAAGCGTGCCGCGGAGAACGCGGGGATCGCGACCGCCGCCCCGACGGGCTCCGGCTTCGGGCTCGGCGGTGCTCAGGCCCAGCCGAGCGAGGCCGACCTCGCCGAGATCCAGAAGCTCTTCGGCAAGCGCTGA
- a CDS encoding MFS transporter permease, with protein MWLRRALFSWLLPAALVLPLWLVVGWAVSGASGWVFLWVLFIAVPAVLVGQLVATLLVRARGTVRHSRALSWWDVLVFAVWHALIIATGFYPAGAFWPLLFAATAAFLGVFWVSLWQLFREARPVSLFRMPMDSTFLDGARTHREAQQAGVFVVEEAPRRDR; from the coding sequence ATGTGGCTGCGACGCGCGCTCTTCTCTTGGCTCCTGCCGGCGGCGCTGGTGCTCCCGCTCTGGCTCGTCGTGGGCTGGGCGGTCTCAGGTGCGAGCGGCTGGGTGTTCCTCTGGGTGCTCTTCATCGCGGTTCCCGCGGTTCTGGTCGGCCAGCTGGTCGCGACGTTGCTCGTGCGGGCCCGCGGCACCGTCCGCCACTCCCGCGCGCTGTCGTGGTGGGATGTCCTGGTGTTCGCCGTCTGGCACGCTCTGATCATCGCGACGGGCTTCTACCCGGCCGGCGCGTTCTGGCCGCTGCTGTTCGCGGCCACAGCCGCTTTCCTCGGGGTCTTCTGGGTCTCGCTGTGGCAGCTGTTCCGTGAGGCGCGTCCGGTGTCCCTGTTCCGGATGCCGATGGACTCCACCTTCCTCGACGGAGCTCGGACGCATCGCGAGGCCCAGCAGGCGGGCGTCTTCGTCGTCGAAGAGGCGCCGCGCCGGGACCGCTGA
- the lepB gene encoding signal peptidase I, which produces MTTDDLAGSAPAPARSRSRRLWLLVRDVLVIVAIALVVSFLVKTFLVRSFYIPSGSMEQTLREDDRILVDQLTPRFGGYERGDVVVFRDPGGWLPPTVEPVRPPFVEGVDWVLSVVGLSAPDSKDHLIKRIIGMPGDHVVCCNAVGQITVNGVPLDERPYVRLADGQSAPQEVPFDVVVPEGSLWVLGDNRDHSRDSRYNQDQPSQGFVPLDNVVGRAFLITWPLDRFGGIDFHHDVFAGVPAPDAR; this is translated from the coding sequence ATGACCACCGATGACCTTGCCGGGTCGGCACCGGCGCCCGCGCGTTCGCGATCGCGCCGGCTCTGGCTGCTGGTCCGCGACGTCCTCGTCATCGTCGCGATCGCGCTCGTGGTCTCCTTCCTGGTCAAGACGTTCCTCGTCCGCTCGTTCTACATCCCCTCGGGCTCGATGGAGCAGACGCTCCGTGAAGACGACCGCATCCTCGTCGACCAGCTCACCCCGCGTTTCGGCGGCTACGAGCGGGGCGACGTCGTCGTCTTCCGCGATCCGGGCGGATGGCTTCCGCCCACGGTCGAACCGGTGCGGCCGCCCTTCGTCGAGGGCGTGGACTGGGTGCTGTCGGTGGTCGGGCTGTCGGCGCCCGACAGCAAGGACCATCTCATCAAGCGCATCATCGGGATGCCGGGCGATCACGTCGTCTGCTGCAACGCGGTCGGGCAGATCACCGTCAACGGCGTCCCTCTCGATGAGCGCCCCTACGTCCGTCTCGCCGACGGGCAGTCCGCGCCGCAGGAGGTGCCCTTCGACGTCGTGGTGCCCGAGGGATCGCTGTGGGTCCTCGGCGACAACCGCGACCACTCCCGCGACTCGCGCTACAACCAGGACCAACCCTCGCAGGGCTTCGTGCCTCTCGACAACGTCGTCGGGCGCGCGTTCCTCATCACCTGGCCGCTCGACCGGTTCGGGGGCATCGACTTCCATCACGACGTGTTCGCCGGTGTCCCGGCCCCCGACGCCCGATGA
- a CDS encoding DUF2004 domain-containing protein, which translates to MAIEHDYFGLLESGPDGSIFWSDQVEIGDQTVTVDLTAPDQDDVSPAALDVAAAMISAIETIDLSARNAMVSEISDRTSEVTEFILQQQEELGEDIESFLVDVSGDTHMDVIRSLQLISMTILADEHGGTDPFAVLEYALDPDSTDEVLLVNLTSDGSIQSVTSAD; encoded by the coding sequence ATGGCGATCGAGCACGACTACTTCGGACTCCTCGAGTCCGGTCCGGACGGATCGATCTTCTGGTCGGATCAGGTCGAGATCGGCGACCAGACGGTGACCGTCGACCTCACGGCGCCCGACCAGGACGACGTGTCGCCGGCTGCGCTCGACGTCGCAGCCGCGATGATCTCGGCGATCGAGACGATCGACCTCTCCGCGCGCAACGCGATGGTGTCCGAGATCAGTGATCGCACCAGCGAGGTGACGGAGTTTATCCTGCAGCAGCAGGAGGAGCTGGGAGAGGACATCGAGTCGTTCCTGGTCGACGTCTCGGGCGACACCCACATGGACGTCATCCGGTCGCTGCAGCTCATCAGCATGACGATCCTCGCCGACGAGCACGGGGGCACAGACCCCTTCGCGGTGCTGGAGTACGCACTCGACCCCGATTCGACCGACGAGGTGCTCCTGGTCAACCTCACGAGCGACGGCAGCATCCAGTCGGTCACCAGCGCCGACTGA
- the lipA gene encoding lipoyl synthase, which produces MSGCAAPTGAPAAGGPGGRKLLRLEIRNAQTPIERKPEWIKTKARMGQEYRALHDLVRDEGLHTVCQEAGCPNIYECWEDREATFLIGGSQCTRRCDFCQIDTGKPADYDTDEPRRVAESVNRMQLRYATVTGVARDDLPDGGAWLHAETVRRIHAENPTTGVEILATDFNGDPAQLDEVFDSRPEVFAHNVETVPRIFKRIRPAFRYERSLGVLTRARAAGLITKSNLILGMGETPDEVVQALQDLHDAGTDIVTITQYLRPTPRHLPVDRWVKPDEFVAFREEAERIGFLGVLAGPLVRSSYRAGRLWAQSMTAKGRTIPDHLAHLSESGAAGFAQAV; this is translated from the coding sequence ATGAGCGGCTGCGCCGCGCCGACGGGCGCACCGGCAGCCGGCGGACCGGGGGGACGCAAGCTGCTCCGGCTCGAGATCCGCAACGCCCAGACCCCGATCGAGCGCAAGCCCGAGTGGATCAAGACGAAGGCCCGTATGGGTCAGGAGTACCGCGCCCTGCACGACCTCGTCCGCGATGAGGGGCTGCACACCGTCTGCCAGGAGGCGGGATGCCCGAACATCTACGAGTGCTGGGAGGACCGCGAGGCGACCTTCCTGATCGGCGGCTCGCAGTGCACGCGCCGGTGCGACTTCTGCCAGATCGACACGGGCAAGCCGGCCGACTACGACACGGACGAGCCGCGCCGTGTCGCCGAGAGCGTGAACCGGATGCAGCTGCGCTACGCCACCGTCACGGGCGTGGCCCGCGACGATCTGCCCGACGGCGGGGCGTGGCTGCACGCCGAGACGGTCCGCCGCATCCACGCCGAGAACCCGACGACCGGTGTCGAGATCCTGGCCACCGACTTCAACGGCGACCCGGCGCAGCTCGACGAGGTGTTCGACTCGCGGCCGGAGGTGTTCGCCCACAACGTCGAGACCGTGCCGCGCATCTTCAAGCGCATCCGTCCCGCTTTCCGCTACGAGCGCTCGCTCGGCGTCCTCACGCGGGCGCGCGCCGCCGGGCTCATCACGAAGTCCAACCTCATCCTCGGTATGGGTGAGACCCCGGACGAGGTCGTGCAGGCGCTGCAGGACCTTCACGACGCGGGCACCGACATCGTGACCATCACGCAGTATCTGCGGCCCACCCCGCGGCACCTGCCGGTGGACCGGTGGGTCAAGCCCGACGAGTTCGTCGCCTTCCGCGAAGAAGCCGAACGCATCGGGTTCCTCGGCGTGCTGGCGGGTCCGCTCGTGCGGTCGTCCTACCGCGCCGGCCGGCTGTGGGCGCAGTCGATGACGGCGAAGGGGCGGACGATTCCGGACCACCTGGCCCACCTGTCGGAGTCGGGTGCGGCGGGGTTCGCTCAGGCCGTCTGA
- a CDS encoding RNA-binding protein has product MLSAALEHVVKGIVDHPDDVVIRSSTSPRGEVLEVRVHPDDRGRVIGRGGRTAKALRTLISALADGTRVRVDVADD; this is encoded by the coding sequence TTGCTGTCCGCCGCGCTCGAGCACGTCGTCAAGGGGATCGTCGATCACCCCGACGACGTCGTCATCCGTTCCTCCACGTCGCCTCGCGGCGAGGTCCTCGAGGTGCGCGTGCACCCCGACGACCGGGGACGGGTGATCGGGCGCGGCGGGCGCACCGCGAAGGCCCTGCGCACCCTCATCAGCGCGCTGGCCGACGGCACCCGTGTCCGCGTCGATGTCGCGGACGACTGA
- the rpsP gene encoding 30S ribosomal protein S16: MAVKIRLKRLGKIRAPYYRIVVADSRTKRDGRVIEEIGQYHPTEEPSVIKVDSERAQYWLSVGAQPTEQVTALLKLTGDWGKFKGDKNAVSTVRTAEGKSEFVADASKKSVIKPQAAKKADEPAEAPADEAPAADATDAE, encoded by the coding sequence GTGGCTGTCAAGATCCGTCTCAAGCGCCTCGGAAAGATCCGCGCGCCCTACTACCGCATCGTCGTCGCCGACTCGCGCACCAAGCGCGACGGCCGCGTGATCGAGGAGATCGGTCAGTACCACCCGACCGAGGAGCCCTCGGTCATCAAGGTCGACTCCGAGCGTGCGCAGTACTGGCTGTCGGTGGGCGCTCAGCCGACCGAGCAGGTCACCGCGCTGCTGAAGCTCACGGGCGACTGGGGCAAGTTCAAGGGCGACAAGAACGCCGTCTCGACCGTCCGCACGGCCGAGGGCAAGAGCGAGTTCGTCGCCGACGCCTCGAAGAAGTCGGTCATCAAGCCGCAGGCCGCCAAGAAGGCGGACGAGCCCGCCGAGGCTCCGGCCGACGAGGCCCCCGCCGCCGACGCGACCGACGCGGAGTAA
- a CDS encoding glutamate--cysteine ligase, with the protein MTVPFATSARSSVGIEWELMLADRESGDLAPRAPEVLAAVEEASALERYTITGELLTNTIEVTSGVGDTVAAAVDDIDDAIQRVREFAAPRGLEMLCAGSHPFARWYEQQITDKTRYHKLIERTQWWGRNMMIWGIHIHVGVEDVNKVFPLINALSLYLPHLQALSASSPFWAGDRTGYASNRALVFQQLPTAGLPWSFTEWRDFENYLDGMVRTGVMEDASEVRWDIRPAPKWGTIEIRACDGMSTLPELAAVASLVQVLTEHLSRQLDEGRTLPVIPPWFVRENKWRAARYGLDARLIVDADGTQRPVTEHLRETMEMLEPIAVELHCAREFRGLRTILDQGASYLRQTRVADAADGDLREVVQHLIREFRDGPTLREHLAQPDTGR; encoded by the coding sequence ATGACGGTCCCCTTCGCCACGTCTGCCCGCTCGTCCGTGGGCATCGAGTGGGAGTTGATGCTCGCCGACCGCGAGAGCGGCGATCTGGCCCCCCGCGCCCCCGAGGTGCTGGCGGCGGTCGAGGAGGCTTCGGCTCTCGAGCGCTACACGATCACCGGTGAACTGCTCACGAACACGATCGAGGTCACGAGCGGTGTCGGCGACACCGTGGCGGCGGCCGTCGACGACATCGATGACGCCATCCAGCGCGTCCGCGAGTTCGCGGCCCCGCGGGGCCTGGAGATGCTGTGCGCGGGCAGCCACCCGTTCGCGCGCTGGTACGAGCAGCAGATCACCGACAAGACGCGCTATCACAAGCTCATCGAGCGCACGCAGTGGTGGGGTCGCAACATGATGATCTGGGGCATCCACATCCACGTCGGTGTCGAGGACGTCAACAAGGTGTTCCCGCTCATCAACGCCCTCTCGCTCTACCTCCCCCACCTGCAGGCGCTGTCGGCGTCGAGCCCGTTCTGGGCCGGCGATCGCACGGGATACGCCTCGAACCGCGCGCTCGTGTTCCAGCAGCTCCCGACGGCGGGCCTGCCGTGGAGCTTCACCGAATGGCGCGACTTCGAGAACTACCTCGACGGCATGGTCCGCACCGGCGTCATGGAGGACGCCTCCGAGGTCCGCTGGGACATCCGACCCGCGCCGAAGTGGGGCACGATCGAGATCCGCGCCTGCGACGGGATGTCGACCCTGCCGGAGCTCGCCGCGGTCGCCTCTCTCGTGCAGGTGCTCACCGAGCACCTGTCGCGGCAGCTCGACGAGGGCCGCACTCTGCCGGTCATCCCGCCGTGGTTCGTGCGCGAGAACAAGTGGCGAGCCGCACGCTACGGGCTCGACGCCCGCCTCATCGTCGACGCCGACGGGACCCAGCGCCCCGTCACGGAGCACCTGCGCGAGACGATGGAGATGCTCGAGCCGATCGCCGTCGAACTGCACTGCGCGCGCGAGTTCCGCGGTCTGCGGACGATCCTCGACCAGGGCGCGAGCTACCTGCGGCAGACGCGTGTCGCCGACGCCGCGGACGGAGATCTGCGCGAGGTCGTGCAGCATCTCATCCGCGAGTTCCGCGACGGCCCCACCCTGCGCGAGCACCTCGCCCAGCCCGACACCGGGCGCTGA